In one Populus nigra chromosome 12, ddPopNigr1.1, whole genome shotgun sequence genomic region, the following are encoded:
- the LOC133668924 gene encoding phenylalanine N-monooxygenase CYP79D16-like, whose translation MEYLAATSFTTLLSFPASLLVLAIILFYFFQSHKNVKKHPLPPGPKPWPIVGCLPTMLRNKPVYRWIHNLMKEMNTEIACIRLGNVHVIPVICPDIACEFLKAQDNTFASRPHTMTTNLISRGYLTTALSPSGDQWNKMKKVLMTHVLSPKKHQWLYSKRVEEADHLVHYVYNQCKKSAHQGGIVNLRTAAQHYCANVTRKMLFNKRFFGEGMKDGGPGFEEEEYVDAFFSCLNHIYAFCISDFLPSLIGLDLDGHEKVVIENHRIINKYHDPIIHERVQQWKDGAKKDTEDLLDILITLKDPDGNPLLSKDEIKAQITEIMTAAVDNPSNACEWAFAEMLNQPEILEKATQELDRVVGKERLVQESDFAHLNYVKACAREAFRLHPVAPLNLPHVSAADTTVANYFIPKGSYVLLSRLGLGRNPKVWDEPLKFKPERHLNEMEKVVLTENNLRFISFSTGKRGCIGVTLGTSMTTMLFARLLQAFTWSLPPRQSSIDLTIAEDSMALAKPLCALAKPRLPPQVYPGY comes from the exons ATGGAATATCTTGCTGCAACTTCCTTCACAACCCTATTAAGCTTCCCTGCTTCACTTCTTGTCTTAGCAATCATACTGTTTTACTTCTTCCAATCCCATAAGAATGTCAAGAAACACCCATTGCCTCCCGGTCCAAAACCATGGCCTATTGTTGGATGCCTCCCTACCATGCTCCGAAACAAGCCAGTGTATCGATGGATACACAATCTCATGAAAGAAATGAACACTGAAATAGCTTGTATCCGTTTAGGAAATGTTCATGTGATTCCTGTCATTTGTCCTGATATTGCTTGTGAATTCTTAAAAGCACAAGATAATACCTTTGCATCTAGACCTCATACCATGACCACAAATCTCATCTCGAGAGGGTACTTAACAACAGCTCTCTCTCCCTCTGGAGACCAAtggaataaaatgaagaaagttCTTATGACTCATGTACTTTCTCCTAAAAAACATCAGTGGCTTTATAGCAAAAGAGTTGAAGAAGCTGATCACCTTGTTCATTACGTGTATAACCAGTGCAAGAAGTCTGCGCATCAAGGTGGCATTGTGAATTTGAGAACTGCTGCCCAGCACTACTGTGCAAATGTGACTAGGAAGATGCTGTTCAACAAGAGGTTTTTTGGGGAGGGAATGAAAGATGGTGGACCTGGTTTTGAGGAAGAGGAGTATGTGGATGCATTTTTCAGTTGCCTTAATCATATATATGCATTTTGCATCTCGGATTTTTTGCCATCTTTGATAGGGCTTGACTTAGATGGGCATGAGAAGGTGGTGATAGAGAATCATAGGATCATCAATAAATACCATGATCCCATAATCCATGAGAGGGTTCAACAATGGAAGGATGGTGCAAAGAAGGATACGGAGGACTTGCTTGATATTTTAATTACCCTAAAAGATCCTGATGGCAATCCCCTGTTGTCAAAAGATGAGATAAAAGCTCAAATTACA GAAATAATGACTGCAGCAGTGGACAATCCATCAAATGCTTGTGAATGGGCATTCGCAGAGATGCTAAACCAACCTGAGATACTTGAAAAGGCTACTCAAGAACTGGATAGAGTGGTCGGAAAGGAGAGACTTGTCCAAGAATCAGACTTTGCGCATCTCAATTACGTTAAGGCATGTGCTAGAGAAGCATTCAGGCTTCACCCTGTTGCACCATTGAACCTTCCTCATGTGTCGGCCGCCGATACAACAGTTGCCAACTACTTCATCCCGAAAGGTTCCTATGTTCTGCTTAGCCGTCTAGGACTGGGCAGAAACCCCAAAGTATGGGATGAGCCGCTCAAGTTCAAGCCGGAGCGCCACCTGAATGAAATGGAGAAGGTGGTGCTGACTGAGAATAATCTGCGATTTATTTCGTTTTCCACAGGAAAACGTGGGTGCATTGGTGTGACACTAGGGACTTCAATGACTACCATGCTATTTGCTAGACTTCTTCAAGCGTTTACTTGGAGTTTACCACCTCGTCAATCCAGCATCGACCTTACCATTGCAGAAGACAGCATGGCTCTTGCAAAACCTCTGTGTGCACTTGCAAAACCACGCTTGCCTCCACAAGTGTATCCCGGATACTGA
- the LOC133669115 gene encoding phenylalanine N-monooxygenase CYP79D16-like: MTAAVDNPSNACEWAFAEMLNQPEILEKATQELDRVVGKERLVQESDFAHLNYVKACAREAFRLHPVAPLNLPHVSAADTTVANYFIPKGSYVLLSRLGLGRNPKVWDEPLKFKPERHLNEMEKVVLTENNLRFISFSTGKRGCIGVTLGTSMTTMLFARLLQAFTWSLPPRQSSIDLTIAEDSMALAKPLCALAKPRLPPQVYPGY; this comes from the coding sequence ATGACTGCAGCAGTGGACAATCCATCAAATGCTTGTGAATGGGCATTCGCAGAGATGCTAAACCAACCTGAGATACTTGAAAAGGCTACTCAAGAACTGGATAGAGTGGTCGGAAAGGAGAGACTTGTCCAAGAATCAGACTTTGCGCATCTCAATTACGTTAAGGCATGTGCTAGAGAAGCATTCAGGCTTCACCCTGTTGCACCATTGAACCTTCCTCATGTGTCGGCCGCCGATACAACAGTTGCCAACTACTTCATCCCGAAAGGTTCCTATGTTCTGCTTAGCCGTCTAGGACTGGGCAGAAACCCCAAAGTATGGGATGAGCCGCTCAAGTTCAAGCCGGAGCGCCACCTGAATGAAATGGAGAAGGTGGTGCTGACTGAGAATAATCTGCGATTTATTTCGTTTTCCACAGGAAAACGTGGGTGCATTGGTGTGACACTAGGGACTTCAATGACTACCATGCTATTTGCTAGACTTCTTCAAGCGTTTACTTGGAGTTTACCACCTCGTCAATCCAGCATCGACCTTACCATTGCAGAAGACAGCATGGCTCTTGCAAAACCTCTGTGTGCACTTGCAAAACCACGCTTGCCTCCACAAGTGTATCCCGGATACTGA